Proteins encoded together in one Lepisosteus oculatus isolate fLepOcu1 chromosome 2, fLepOcu1.hap2, whole genome shotgun sequence window:
- the LOC102694064 gene encoding epithelial cell-transforming sequence 2 oncogene-like isoform X3 has product MRCSKSQLKFTRDWFTEVVPVTNLDFTSVLPRCISLYILSFLNPKELSQAAQVSWHWKFLAEQDCLWMPKCVRHGWFLPYSPSDNEYGAWKRHYVACVMNLDYLTPREAADIYGTLNEPKEEAEELEERLRERMIRKTIREKVTEYKKASLKSRPAWLSNSWTAGMSKVQSDNLQAHLKQEGLTAALVLLGEKTRSQWSLSKLLAQENQGTLQKQLLVTSLKSLPKRKNVSSGSPYPVPPQRMNTEKICGSPPCQSALHVLLVSSRVPGYEMLLYSTKVRVVPLLYDYCGTTLEALLYRVEQALQGQVTQSVGIFTEGNPGEIALLQDCTITERTVLSPKVREFWEKLSGYVSEGGSVDIFFPLAVSEPGKDIISKISTLTGLDVSTPIGITTGSYHHILSEWLGRTSGPCSSYFNEAPLLWWCRQAERLDQILKSLGEQMRPQLSELQAEMCGRVIGQFLFDAAAVSEIHADLELTRALTEGLAELSRDRCENPLEFLSEFLQRRAEGGSGEKSHKAFLTECDPGNLTEHPKSVAAQVGSADRRTVFARELLHSERGYVQLLEVIRHVYVRSLRAALSSNRAILSSSSVLIIFTDILDILEINSQFLEELTERLQEWGPAQCVGDVCVKFGARLRSYTNFFNNYSTIVRTIDKCRETIPSFRAFLKRHDKTLGTKMMSLHDLLLLPSTRFEEYLSLLHGVSSHTPPEHPDHAHLSSALDTLTRYRDFIRQLKQTVNGDSKMMEAQKMIQSCPNLMEANRYLIRIQDVAQLSSPDKEINASLRIYEHVSDLSLFLFNDALVICSRHISHVPFEHGCKRTLVFLASVALHRLAIADITDTKYVKNAFALQGPKRQWICATEREEDKFTWISALQSAVNAAIEKH; this is encoded by the exons TGGTTCACAGAGGTTGTTCCTGTTACCAACCTGGACTTCACATCTGTCCTACCACGCTGCATTTCCCTCTACATCCTCTCTTTCCTCAACCCTAAGGAGCTGTCCCAGGCTGCCCAAGTCAGCTGGCATTGGAAGTTCTTGGCTGAACAG GATTGTTTATGGATGCCTAAATGTGTGAGGCATGGCTGGTTCCTGCCCTACAGCCCCTCAGACAATGAATATGGTGCCTGGAAGAGACACTACGTAGCCTGTGTCATGAATCTGGACTACTTGACACCCCGTGAGGCTGCAGACATCTATGGGACTCTGAATGAGCCAAAGGAAGAGGCAGAAGAGCTGGAAGAAAGACTAAGGGAACGCATGATAAGGAAAACGATACGGGAGAAAGTGACAGAGTATAAAA AAGCTTCATTAAAATCAAGACCTGCCTGGCTGAGCAACAGTTGGACTGCAGGGATGTCCAAAGTCCAAAGTGACAATCTTCAGGCACACCTGAAGCAGGAGGGATTAACTGCTGCTCTAGTGCTTTTAGGG GAGAAGACTCGGTCCCAGTGGTCACTCTCCAAGCTTTTGGCACAGGAAAACCAGGGTACCTTACAGAAACAGCTGTTGGTCACTTCATTAAAGTCATTGCCTAAGAG gaAAAATGTGTCAAGTGGCAGTCCTTACCCTGTGCCCCCACAAAGAATGAACACAGAGAAAATATGTGGCAGCCCACCATGTCAGTCTGCACTCCATGTTCTCCTGGTGTCTTCCAGGGTGCCTGGTTATGAG atgcttttatacagtacaaaggtGAGGGTTGTTCCACTCCTTTATGATTACTGTGGCACAACACTGGAAGCTTTGCTGTATAGAGTGGAACAGGCACTACAAGGGCAGGTCACCCAGAGTGTGGGAATCTTCACAGAGGGGAACCCAGGGGAGATTGCTCTATTACAAG ACTGCACAATCACTGAAAGGACTGTTCTGAGCCCTAAGGTGAGAGAATTCTGGGAGAAACTGTCAGGCTATGTGTCAGAGGGAGGAAGTgtggacattttttttcctctggcaGTATCAG aGCCAGGAAAGGACATTATCTCAAAAATCTCAACTTTAACAGGACTGGATGTGAGCACACCCATCGGGATTACGACTGGATCATACCATCACA TCCTCAGTGAGTGGCTGGGCCGAACCTCAGGCCCCTGTTCCTCCTACTTCAATGAGGCTCCTTTGCTGTGGTGGTGCAGGCAGGCTGAGCGGCTCGACCAGATACTCAAGAGCCTAGGAGAGCAGATGAGACCCCAGCTCTCTGAACTGCAGGCGGAAATGTGTGGAAGAGTCATTG GTCAGTTTTTGTTTGATGCTGCAGCCGTGTCAGAAATTCATGCAGACTTGGAGTTAACTCGGGCCTTAACTGAAGGACTAGCAGAACTGTCAAGAGACAGATGC GAGAATCCTTTGGAATTTTTGTCAGAGTTCCTTCAGAGAAGAGCTGAGGGGGGAAGTGGAGAGAAGTCACATAAGGCTTTTTTGACAGAGTGTGACCCAGGAAACCTCACTGAGCACCCCAAG AGTGTGGCGGCACAGGTGGGCTCTGCGGACAGGCGCACTGTGTTTGCCAGGGAGCTCCTGCACAGCGAGAGGGGCTATGTGCAACTGCTGGAGGTGATCAGACACGTGTATGTCAGGTCGCTGAGAGCTGCTTTGTCTTCCAATCGCGCCATCCTGAGTTCCTCCAGTGTCCTCATTATTTTCACCGATATCCTTGACATCCTGGAGATCAACAG CCAGTTTCTGGAGGAACTGACAGAAAGGCTCCAGGAATGGGGTCCTGCCCAGTGTGTGGGAGATGTGTGTGTCAAATTTGGTGCCAGATTGAGAAGCTACACTAACTTCTTCAATAACTACTCCACCATCGTCAGGACTATTGATAAG tgcaGAGAGACAATTCCTTCTTTCCGGGCCTTCCTGAAGAGGCATGACAAAACACTGGGCACTAAGATGATGAG CCTGCATGACCTCCTGCTGTTACCCTCAACACGCTTTGAGGAATATCTGTCTCTGCTGCATGGAGTGTCCTCACACACTCCCCCCGAGCACCCTGACCATGCTCATCTGAGCTCTGCGCTGGACACCCTCACGCGTTACAGGGACTTCATTCGCCAG CTGAAACAGACTGTGAATGGGGATTCTAAGATGATGGAAGCGCAGAAAATGATTCAGAGTTGTCCA AATTTGATGGAAGCAAACAGGTATCTCATCAGAATACAAGATGTTGCCCAGCTGAGCTCTCCTGACAAAGAGATTAATGCTTCACTCag GATCTACGAGCATGTGAGTGACCTCAGTCTGTTCTTGTTTAATGACGCTCTGGTCATCTGCAGCAGACACATCTCCCATGTGCCTTTTGAACATGGCTGCAAGAGAACACTCGTCTTCCTTGCCTCAGTGGCCCTTCACAGGCTTGCCATCGCAGACATCACCGACACAAAAT ATGTAAAGAATGCATTTGCTCTTCAAGGACCAAAACGCCAATGGATTTGTGCAACTGAGAGGGAAGAAGACAAGTTTACTTGGATATCAGCTTTACAAAGCGCAGTTAATGCAGCAATTGAAAAGCATTAA